In Helicobacter anatolicus, a single genomic region encodes these proteins:
- a CDS encoding FeoA family protein, whose translation MTLMQGDKETDYRIVKIISSDENLLRRLSSFGITKGSIVRLLHYSLNKTNLAIIVGNSQVALRDCEAKQIYIEKV comes from the coding sequence ATGACATTGATGCAGGGTGATAAAGAAACAGATTACAGAATTGTTAAAATTATAAGTAGTGATGAGAACTTATTGCGAAGACTATCTTCTTTTGGAATTACAAAAGGCAGTATAGTGAGGCTTTTGCATTATTCTTTAAATAAGACAAATTTAGCAATTATTGTGGGGAACTCTCAGGTTGCCCTTAGAGATTGTGAAGCCAAACAGATTTATATTGAAAAAGTATGA
- the nth gene encoding endonuclease III → MRKLQKAQIIKQIFLEHFPAPKTELKYNNIYELLVAVMLSAQCTDKRVNLVTPALFAKYPSVEFLAEASLEEVKSLIQSVSFYNNKAKNLITMAQQVMQDFRGKIPQDQISLKSLAGVGQKTANVVLIEYFEANLMAVDTHVFRTSHRLGLSKAKTPTQTEEELSKLFKTDLDKLHQAFVLFGRYTCKALKPECEKCFVEEFCITKKNFKPL, encoded by the coding sequence ATGAGAAAATTACAAAAAGCACAAATAATTAAACAGATTTTTTTGGAGCATTTTCCTGCTCCAAAAACTGAGCTAAAATATAATAATATTTATGAACTTTTGGTTGCAGTAATGCTTTCGGCTCAGTGTACAGATAAGCGTGTAAATCTTGTTACTCCCGCACTTTTTGCAAAATATCCAAGTGTGGAATTTTTGGCAGAAGCCTCGCTAGAGGAGGTAAAAAGCTTGATACAATCCGTATCATTTTATAACAATAAGGCAAAAAATCTCATTACAATGGCACAGCAAGTAATGCAGGATTTTAGAGGTAAGATTCCGCAAGATCAGATATCATTAAAATCTCTTGCTGGTGTGGGGCAAAAAACTGCAAATGTTGTGCTTATAGAATATTTTGAAGCTAATTTAATGGCGGTGGATACGCATGTATTTAGAACTTCACATCGCTTGGGATTGAGCAAAGCAAAAACTCCTACACAAACAGAAGAAGAGCTTTCTAAGCTTTTTAAGACAGATTTAGATAAATTGCATCAAGCATTTGTGCTGTTTGGGCGTTATACTTGTAAGGCCTTAAAACCAGAGTGTGAAAAATGTTTTGTAGAAGAATTTTGTATTACAAAGAAAAATTTTAAGCCCTTATAA
- the fliN gene encoding flagellar motor switch protein FliN, whose amino-acid sequence MAKMSGIEQDEQKEQELTTYLEDMIQSYEGLLDIETIFTAELGSTKLTLKEILNFERGSVIDLGKPAGESVDVFINTRIVGKGEVMVYEKNLAIRLNEILDSNAIVYYLTKELQ is encoded by the coding sequence ATGGCAAAGATGTCTGGAATTGAGCAAGATGAGCAAAAAGAACAGGAACTAACTACCTACTTAGAAGATATGATCCAAAGTTATGAAGGATTGTTGGATATTGAAACCATATTTACTGCTGAACTTGGATCTACAAAACTTACTTTAAAAGAAATTTTAAATTTTGAAAGAGGTTCTGTGATAGATTTGGGAAAACCTGCAGGGGAAAGTGTGGATGTATTTATTAATACACGTATTGTGGGAAAGGGCGAAGTGATGGTGTATGAAAAAAATCTTGCAATACGATTGAATGAAATTTTAGATTCCAATGCAATTGTGTATTATTTGACAAAAGAGTTACAATGA
- a CDS encoding TonB family protein, translating to MKNKIKDRFGISFVLSLIIHALLFGIIFLWPFDIKTPEPQKVKLENLLVLKRGQSEDRSKNTQGARKPALAAKQSQGNMMQNTASLAPPMRPSTPVSKPTLNPSKPEPETKKKQKDSEKKALDTYRENLTDPRNLSFLSQNSLSSFTASGGRYSIQNDKGNDAQTIKEIDELYGEEFGDLGEAEKEYIRDNLRHIGRITQGYLEYPRVAAYFGQSGVNAVEFYLHPNGDISDLKIIKTSGLNSFDYNTLKTIEIAYKDYPRPKVKTLIRINVTYSYYGN from the coding sequence ATGAAAAATAAGATAAAAGATCGTTTTGGAATCTCTTTTGTTTTATCGCTCATTATACATGCTTTATTGTTTGGCATAATATTTTTGTGGCCATTTGATATAAAAACTCCTGAACCTCAAAAAGTAAAATTAGAAAATTTGCTTGTTTTAAAAAGAGGACAGAGTGAAGATAGGAGTAAAAATACGCAAGGTGCAAGAAAACCTGCTTTGGCTGCTAAGCAATCTCAGGGAAATATGATGCAAAATACAGCTTCTTTAGCACCACCTATGCGACCCAGCACGCCTGTTTCTAAGCCTACTTTAAACCCATCTAAACCAGAGCCAGAAACCAAAAAAAAGCAAAAGGATTCAGAAAAAAAAGCTCTTGACACTTATAGGGAAAATCTTACGGATCCTAGAAATCTTTCTTTTTTATCACAAAATAGTTTGTCTTCATTTACTGCAAGTGGTGGAAGATATTCGATTCAAAATGATAAAGGTAATGACGCACAGACTATTAAAGAGATTGATGAACTTTATGGCGAGGAGTTTGGTGATTTAGGTGAAGCAGAAAAAGAATATATTCGTGATAATTTACGCCATATCGGGCGGATTACACAAGGATATTTAGAGTATCCTAGGGTTGCGGCATATTTTGGACAAAGTGGTGTAAATGCAGTAGAATTTTATTTGCATCCTAATGGAGATATTAGTGATCTAAAAATTATTAAGACTTCAGGACTAAATTCTTTTGATTACAATACGCTAAAAACCATTGAAATTGCTTATAAAGACTACCCTCGCCCTAAGGTAAAAACTCTTATACGCATTAATGTTACATATTCTTATTATGGAAATTAA
- a CDS encoding chemotaxis protein CheX encodes MELFKTSLTEVLEKTAGIVPKVSQQALMQGYVSGIKLLETQEEVCIVANTDFLKFLSEKMIFEENPSAEVLEDLIKEFANLVVGHAKMIAEERGQNFHISTPYYYGVCMIQDYVKAMHFNIDDEKYCSIFLKV; translated from the coding sequence TTGGAATTATTTAAGACAAGTTTAACAGAAGTGCTGGAGAAAACAGCGGGAATTGTCCCAAAAGTTTCACAACAAGCTTTGATGCAAGGATATGTTTCAGGTATTAAACTTTTGGAAACTCAAGAAGAGGTGTGTATTGTTGCAAATACGGATTTTTTAAAATTTCTCTCTGAAAAAATGATTTTTGAAGAGAATCCTAGTGCAGAAGTTTTAGAGGACTTGATCAAAGAATTTGCAAATCTTGTTGTAGGGCATGCAAAAATGATTGCAGAGGAAAGGGGGCAGAATTTTCATATTTCTACTCCATATTATTATGGTGTTTGTATGATACAAGACTATGTAAAAGCAATGCATTTTAATATTGATGATGAAAAATATTGTAGTATTTTTTTAAAGGTGTGA